The Cryptomeria japonica chromosome 6, Sugi_1.0, whole genome shotgun sequence genomic interval GGGACTGGTGTTTCGTTTAGGGCTATTGAGGGTATTTTCCTACTACCCCTTGGCTTGTTCGTTCTCGGTCATTCCCCGTTTGGAGGATTAGTTTGCTATTTGGCAGAAGGGCTTGTTGTTTAGCTGGCCTTAACTTTGCTTTGCCCATTGGTCTTCTTATGATCAATGGCGGATTTGTTGAGTTAAGGGTCTTTTTGGGTGTGGTTGGGGCTGTGCGCAGCGATGGGGATTTTTGTCCTATCCTCTCGGCCTCTCTTTTTGTCACTGCTTCCTCTCGTGGAAGTGGGTCCCGTGGCTGCTTGGCTCTGGTTATGATGGATGCAATGATTGATTTCCTCACTCTTTCCATAGAATGTGCTTTCTCGGTCGAGCCTTGGAGTGAGGGGGTTGTTTGGGATCCGGGTGGAGTTTTAGGAGAAtggtttttttgtgttttcctaGTTTCCCCTTTCCCCATAGGTTGTATTCTTCCCTATGGGAAATTTCTAGTGTGGATGGGGGCCTCTATGTGGGAAGTCTCCATTTTTTCTTGGTGTGGCTATTTAGAGTTCTCTCTTGCAAACTATGAGGACTTTTATGGATCTATTATTTTCAAGAGATTCTCTGATGTTTTAGAGGCTATCATTTTTCCATTTATCTTAGTCTTTCTTATTGAGGTGGACCATtcttctatagaggggaagagTTGTGGGTTGAGTTTTGTGGCATGGTTCCTACTGGGGGTTTTGAAACCCACGTTTTTTGAGGCTGGTTGTGCTCttgcttttgtctctcttttgtttaATTTTTTGCCCTCATCTCCTATAAAGGTGGATATTTTGGTGAAGCTTGCTGGTAGAGAGTCTTTCTAGTGCATGCCTCTCCTTTTGTTCATGGTTTTGGGAGCCTATTCAAAACCCTTCTTTACAACTAAGCATTATGAGGTTAGTTGTTGGTTGCTGGACTTTGTTTTGAGGTTGGAAGCTTGGCTCTTTCTGTTGTTGGTCTCTTTCCTTTCAGCCCCTATTAAGGTGGGTCTTTGTCTTATAGAGGTGGAGAGGTGTTGTGTTGAAAGGTGGGTTATGATCAGATGCTGGGTGGTTACGAGTTTCTTCCTGCTGGTTATGGGAACCATTTAAAAACCCATCTTGAATATTTGGGATGCCTTTCAATATCCCCCTTTTGACTCAATTTGTGGGAGCCTCGTAAAACCCATAGtttggtttttttgtttgtttgtgattttagtctttttctcttttttttgtgtgttggtTGTGGGAGTCTTGTTCTTCCCGTAGGCAAGCTGGATGCTAGAAATTTTAATGGGCCCAGTCTGGCCAGTTGTGGTTTTTGGTTTAGGGTTAGTTGTGTTGTTGGCAGGGTGAATAATTTGTTAGAGGttaagggagcctaggaaaacccttgTGTGTTGGTTGTGAGAGCCAACTTAAAACTCATGATAAAGGATAGGGGAGTCCTTGAAAACCCCACTTGTCTAGATTGTGAGAATATGTTGATTTATTGTAATCTAGTGTTGTTAAAGGTGATGGGTGCCTGGATACACCCATGTAAACATTTGTAGGTttagggagccttgtaaaacccttgtGTATGTTTTAGGATGAGTTTATGTCTAGTCTTTGGTGTGGCTACTAGTATGCTGATGCTATTTTCTTTTAGCAGCGTTGTATTGTGGGTTCCGGATgctggtaaaatctgagggtttcgggtcccttcaaaacctgtggggttttgggtcccctcaaaacctattgtatggggtttctggtcccctcaaaatctgtttacccttaatcaaaaacataataatataagatGGTAAAATAATAATATCGACTTTTACTTTTAGTataatttgttaaaaaaattaattatataaaattttcttaattttaaaattacttTTCATGctaaatttttataatatttgtctttttacttttttatgatgaAAAATTACAATTTATAAGATTATTGTTTTGGTAACTTtacttttaaataatattttatattgtcttttaaaaataatttatgatGGTGTAGGTTCATATTGTTTTCAGCTATATTGActtctattttattaaaatttgtaagaaaatattagtaatgtaatttttttttaattttaaaatttattaaataaaaataaaaattatttattaattaagaaGTTATTCTATTTTTAGTTTCTAAACATTATCacgttaattaatatttttatctttttatgtttgtttttttaatttttaatgatgaATAATACTTTGTATGATGTATAGTGACATCTCTATAAAATATGTCTAGCAATCAACAACAAATGTATTCAATATAATCCATCTCTTAAGttaatcatcttcatacattgtCAAAACACTTTAAACCTTGACATACTTAAATATAGTGAAAATAAATTCATTTGTTTCAAATAATTGCtaaaaaaatattcattttctTATTTACATTTATATTAAAATACATTCACTTTTCAATAACATATATTTCTTAGACCATTTAAGATATCCATAAATTTAAATGAGAAGGGTGAAGTATTTGAATATGTAAAACATCATAGCAACCAAAcaaatcttacatgattattacatagtTCTGTTGTATGGCAGCAAAATAAATAAGAATGTATTTGGATTTCTATCCCCTTCCAGATAACACATGAATGCAAAATGATTACATTAACAGAATTAACAAATAATAAATTTAGATCTCCAGTACTGCTACAAATGGAATAGATTAATTGTGCatctttatatatataaatatatttagtaTGGTATATGCATTATAACCATTATGTCCAGGTTCAAGTAtggcagtatatatatatatatatatatatatatatatatatatatatatatatatatatatatatatatatatatatatatatatatatatatatatatatatatatatatatatatatatatatagtttacattcaattttaattatatgtttactttaattcttttattaaattttagtTATTATCATAACTTTATTAAATAATCATAACACAATAGTTAGAGCTCGCACCCAACCGACTTAACTAACACTGCATAATAGACAACCCAGTCGACTAAGACCAAAAGCATGCAAAGGTTAAGGGTGCTAACCTTACTCCAACATCAGAGAAACACGAGGTGGACACCTAAGACCTTGCTATCTCACACTACCACCTTCATAAGCCAATAGGGCATGCTCAGTCCTAAGATTAGGAGGAGTCGATGCCTATACTTGCAAGTTACATGCACTAGAAAACTCCATAGAAcatcatatatgcatatacatgggTAATATATATCATCAATAGAATGAAGATGATTGTGAACCCATATGCCTCTTAGAATTAGTGATATGAGATTCCAATCGATTACCATATTTTTGTTAGTATCATAATCACTTCCAATTCTATTTTCAATAACATGTAATTCTAGCATATTGCGAGTAAAGCATATATCACTGCCTATTCTAAACATTTGCAAAATCAAAACGTCACTGCAAACACTACCATGCATCTAGTCAAAACAACAAATCTAATCATAAGTCCATCAAAACACAGATAAGCAAGATAGGTAAGGGTATCGCGTCCTCCTGATGAGTGATCATCCACGGAGCTAAACATTCAAGCCCATAATATCTAAAAAATTTAATCACATAAGATGGATAAGAGAGGGTCACTACACTAAGCAAGCACTTTCTCATTGATAGCTAGTAGTTTATTCATTAATATCATTCTCTTTCTAAATATACAACATCGTAAGATAAATACAAATTTTAACATtataatatttcaaaaataaatactATACCACTACGTGACACCTATTACTAAATATTATATAATTCAACAAGAAATCAACAACAAATTTACATTCCATTCATACTTAAAAACaatatttatcttctttttttttcttttttttaatgttttttaatttttttaattttatttttaattttttttaaatcactaaATTCTAAATAAAAATGTCAAGAGGAGCTTCTTGGACTCGAGCATTTCTATAGTCTTTGAAAAGAAAGGGTTTATAACGATGTGGATAGTGTTCATCTATGAGCTCCTCTGGTACACGCACctctttttccttcaaaaaattccaGAAGAAACCGATAGAAAGACGAGGCTCCATCCCCTCATATGCTACACGATGCTCCACACTCCAACATCTATCATTGCTCCATATCTGTagccaaaaaaaaaatcagaattcaTCTAAAGAAAGAATTGAGTTTAAACTAGATTTAGGAATCACTCTACCTTTAGAGCGTTGGCTATGATGACAGTGAATGATCCAGCAAGAGGTTTTACAGTGAACCATTCACCTTGTTTAGAGCGCATTTCAAGACCAGCCACTTGGTCATTATATAGAATTGTCATCACACCCAAATCTGTGTGCTCCTTGAGAAGAATATCATTAGCGTCACTTGATTTTTCACATAGAGAAAAATAATTGAGACGAAGCAAAGCTTCACATTCtgcaaaatcaatctcaaaatgtTTGCTGAGTTGCAAACCTTGAAGGATAAGTTTTATTAGGGAATTTGTGAGATCAGCTAACTTGGAACTGTATGTTCTTAGGCTATCACTGCACAACATgtccaaaaaattaaaattattatatttgtaTTCAATCaagtaataattaatttaaataatagagtttagattcattatagaatattataaaatttaaatgttaaaatacaatgaaaattaaatatttaaataaagaaaGGAAGGAAATAAATTCAATGCATGTACTTTTAGTTTTGATTTTAATGTGAAGTTTTTTATTTCGGTgttagaaaatcatctatcaatgtcttgaaattttagtCTATATCTTTGACTAGGAAATCTGAATATACAAGGTCACAAAAGTGATTGCATACCCATGCAACACATCTCATTGATTCTTAATAGTCTAAAACTTGTCCAACCTTAAAATTTTGAGATCTAAATGTTATAAGGACTAGTGGTCTGTATAAAAACCTTTAGGGAAGGCATTGATTTGCAAACATTATTTTCTCCTCAATTAAAAACCTAGTTGTACCAAGTTTATGTCTCTATGTgaaaatcaaagacaaaagcaaGAGTGGAACATACCTAGGACAATGCCACAAGAAAACAAATGGAAAATAGATTATTTGTTAAGCTCATGGAtctatattttatttcatgttctaACATTTCAAAATGATTTCAAATGATGGAAAAAATGTCTTTGAATACAACAACCAAGCCTACAAATGAACAAAATGTGTGGTAGGTCGGCTCATAATGTCTAGTGAAATGGTTAACATGGTGGaacttctaattttaaattttaaaattctggtaattaaatataaaattatagaATTGATCTAGGAATAATTCACAACTATGGGTTTGGTCCAAAGCAATGAAAAATGGTTTTAAGGATTAGAGATTTGAATCTAGGGTCCAACAATAAATGAGATTAAGATGTGTGAAGCCATGAGCTAGATTTTTGcacaaatatgtcacttgtaaacTAATTATTACATTTAGGACACTCTAATCAATGTGGGTCAAGAACATAAGGGCAAAAGGGAATCATTGTGTATTTTCAGCATTACATTTTGCACCAACTTTGATGTGAGGGTGAAATATTAGACAAATGCATGTAATTAAGACAAGTAAtaaaaaatgataagaaaatatGTTTTAAATACTCAATAGAATTTCATTAAATTAACAAATTATTCTCTATTTTTTTCACAATTAGTggatcattcaaaccttcaacttTCAGAGAAAAATGCAACAAATAACATGTCTTATAGATGTTGAGATAAGAATTCATTCCAACTTGCTAAAAAAAAATGTcattaaaaaagtaaaaaaattgagAAGGGAAGAGTAAGGGGTTTTTCATGGTGTGAAAAAGATTCAAAAGGTCTAGCTATGCAAAAATGTAAAATGACTGTTAACTATGTAGATAAGGTGTCAAAGTTCATTATCTAGATATAAAATTCAATCTAACCACAAAAAGAATGATAAAATGTCTCCATCTAGATATGGTAATAAATCTCTATTTAGTACCAAAAAATGatcctaattctcataataatatcattaaaatCCAATTTATGAAGAACATTAATGCAAATATATGCCCCCTACAATTGGTTGTGCATTCATATGATGTAATGAACTGGAAAAGAGTGAAAAATACATAACGATGATAAAGAACGCAATATAGTCATGTATGACCATGTGGACACATAAGCTAGAAATAATAACCAAGACATATGTACAATGTTACCCCTAGTGTACAAAGCTGGCAATATAAGGATAGCCATATATGCCAGATAAAAATTATGTAACCATGTCAAGCATATTGTAATCATTAATATATATAGCATCATGTAAGATAAAAAAATAATAGTTTAATATAAACATTGAATCATGTAGAGGAGAAAAGTATTAGATGCACCTAGGGTTTCCCCTCAAAATGAGGAAATCACAAGCAATAAGTAATAATGATATAAGTCATCATAGTATCAATAAAGTGTGTCTTATAGGATGCAAACAATGTCAATATGAACACCTAGGATGATCAAGAATAAATATTATTTCCATCATGAAGATGTAGATCATAAATTCTACCATAAGAAAAATAATGGTTATAATGATTGTACCATCACATGGTACATAGATATCTATGTCTATAAGACATACTATTATTAATGGTGTGAAATAATTATGATTAGTGTCATCAAGTATTAGGTGTAAATGAATGTAAAACATAATATTATACATCAATAAGCAcatattaattatataatttacATTAAAATGATGATAATAACATTTCATTTTTATATTTGGTCGAAAAGATGTATAACTCTGATCATTCATGATGGTGCATTGTAGGAGCCACACTTTCACatgaattaaagaattatctaaaTTGTTTAATGCTAACAATCCTTTGAAGCCCAAGTATTATTTGTTTCTTATTTTTTGTACATATTTTAGAATTTTctaattgattaatatcctagaaaatattgtaatttttttttaatatagctTAGTAAATCTACAAAAATGACCTTATGTATACACAAGTTTGTCTTGATATTTATGTACATGATACGATATTAGCGAACCTACTTATAATACATGGACTCAATCTAAACCATTTAAAACTTtgaattaatcaataaattaataattttgtttgtagaattcatctTTCATATTATAGTTGTTGATGCCCCAAACTATATACCCTATAATTTTAGAGGATACATCTTAATGACCAAACGTGGGGATAAGGTCAACTTAAATGCATAAAAGGGGACTCATAATCAATATACAAGTAATCTAGGCTACTTAACAAAAGTAAGTTTAACTTCTCTATATTTTTATTTTGGCTAGGCTTGTGAGGGtgttattttccaatgcaactaaAATAATTATAGTTAAATGGAAATGAAACATCACTGATATAAAACcaataaaatattaacaaaatttttgataaatataaatatGTTCAATGATATTGTCAAGAAAGAGAATAATAATAAATAGATATTAAATCCTAATAAAAAAATGGAAATACCTCCTTTgtaataattaaaaaatacaagttcctaatttttaaataaaaataataaaggcCTAAGTACTAATAAATATTTTGGTCCATTTTCACATGCAAACAATTATGGCTAATATTGATGTATCATTACCATGGACATATAAGGAGGGTGAATTCATAGTTGATTATTTTTTTACTCATTGTATTGGTTGATCCCCCATCTCTTATAAACCTTAGTAAATGTTAATCTATATTAAATGCATTTATCTATATTATTTCCTTCAGTAGCTATTCCTAATAACACATGGATGATGCAAAGAAACCTTTCATAGTACATGTTGGCAAACAAATCCACCaacatttattttcttttatattgaCACACCTTTTCCCTCCTTTTAGTACTTTTCCACCTAACTTTTTGCTTTCTCCCAATATATTTGATTCATTtatgacaaattattaattttgaCAAGAAATATAGCTCTTGGATTTTGGTTAGTAATTGTTTACCATATAAATGATTTTGTTTCTATCACCCCATCCTCCATTGCTTACATTTTCCCTTGGATAAATATCCAGCCCATACCTAAAATATCCAACCAATAGTAGCATACAACTTTACAAGTGGACCCAAATAAGTATCTGATGCAACTAAACACATCTCCAAAGATGGAccatgaataaatatttattttatacgTTAAAACATTTATTTTCTTATACAAGGTGTATAACAAATTTTTTcccaaaaaatatttcattttatataaatttatatgaaTTTATCCATACTTTGTGGGAGCTACTTCTACTCAAGCTCTCCATCAACTTATGTGTCATGATACTatctataatatatttttcttttttccaagcACATTCTTTGTGGGCTCATATTGGTTCTAAGTACACACTAGTTTATGTGTCATGTTTTAATTTACACTAGTTTTAATTTTTGTTGTGCATCTACTTTGCAGCAGGATACACATTGGTTAAATCAACTTCatattgtcttatgtgtcattaaaTCTtagataacaaaaaaaaattttcaATGCATATGCTTAGGGGGGAATATTTATAAATTCACATTATGTTTCATGACATATTTCTCTATCTTTTACATCTCATTATAGTTGTGTTTCATAGCTATTACATGTTTTGAATAATAATCACATACTTTTAACAAAAAACACTTGATATATGAACAACTAATATCATGTGTACAATAATGAGAAATGAATTCTTTCCGTAAGTACTAAAAGTTATTGaggcatcatttgaaggttcaatgCTTTATCCTAACATACTTATTCATTTTTAATTAACacatttatattttcatatataatTCATAAATTCACATGCATGCCAAAGTAGGGGGGAATGTAAAGGATAAAAGTATGTATCATATATTTTAACAACACTTTCTATATAGTTGAAGTGCTCAATCAATGTATTTGGTTCATGAATTAACCCCTACCCACAACCTATTAGCTAAATTCATTTGCACACATCCCTAGCCCATGCAATACTATAGACTAGGTTATCTAGCTTGACCTAGTAGACCACATTCAATCATTATATCTCACACTCCAAATCCAACCCTTTTGGTATCCATCTACTATCTATTTGGTTTACATGCCAAAAAATCTGAATTGAGTAATTATGGACATGTAAGTATAAAGAACTATAGACTAGGTTATCTAGCTTGACCTAGTAGACCACATTCAATCATTATATCTCACACTCCAAATCCAACCCTTTTGGTATCCATCTACTATCTATTTGGTTTACATGCCAAAAAATCTGAATTGAGTAATTATGGACATGTAAGTATAAAGAACATATAGATAATCAACATCTGTAAACTACCAACAAGAATCGCTCAAGAGATATTTGGTTCTAAAGAATACAAAGTTGAattctacatcttgacatttaTGTTGTGTGCACAACAAATTGCCCATATCTAGAGGTTTGACTACTACTAGGACAAGCTTAGGATTCCTCCTCTTATTTTAAAACAACCCTTTTTATTTTACGAAGCATAAAATgattcaaaaacaagttaaaacAATGAATAACAgattgcatcttattcttgtttcaACGGTGGCACTCCCATTGGGCACCCAAACAAACCACTACGCTAAGGCAAAAGCTACTTACACTGGTTTAAACATGGCTATCAGAGAAGGGTTCAAAAAAGTGTGGGTTGAGAGAGATTCACTTATCATCATTAGATGTGTGAGTAAACATACCAAGCCCAGCTGGACTATCAAGCACTTAATTCAGGAGTGCCACATTATGATTACAAAATTggacaaattcaaaatttcccacATTTATCGGGAAGGTAACATGCCATCCAACCACCTCGCAAATATTGATGTGGATTATATGGACATAAGGGGGTGGATGGGAAGGGAAACTTTCTCAATACAATTGTGTGAATTGACAAGAAAGGACACCGAATGTATTGGCCACTCATATCACATTAATGATGACAAATTGCCAAATGAATAATGATCTTTCATGGGATTTGAGTTTGGATTTCAAAACCAAGGTTTCTAGAGCTTTCTTCTGTGTCTGGTTTTTCATTGCCTGGTTTGGCTTTGGTGCTTACACCCAATTTTACAAAGGTAGACTACTTATGGGAGGTGACAAAAATAGAATGGAGCTTACTTCCTATGAGAAATGGGAAAAGAATAGGGAGTTGTTGACAAAGATTACTAATGGGGGCCTTGTGTCATATTCAAGAGGCTTTATGGCAATGACCCAAAAACGCCATAGGATTTTGTGAATGGTTGGAAGAAAGGTATCCTCATGGACTTTGGAGCGGAGTTTAGAATTGGTGAAGCCTTCATTGCGGTGATAACTAGCTTGCAGATCGATGGCAATAAGTTTTACATAGAGAGGAAGGTGGCGGAAGAAGTCATTTTGGCCttctttgacaaacaaagcaagAGAAACAGGGTCCGAAAGATGGCAAACAATGGTTATAACAGGAAGGACCCGCAATCACTTTGAGCAGATATGGTTGAAGTGATAATGAGGTACATTAGACTTGACGATAGTTATGCCAGTATattctcttaccactttatgatattgaatcattttaggcataacaaaagaatttattttcctttttacttattatcttctcttcaaaataGCATTGCGAATCATGCCAAAAATAGTGACAACCTTGTCTTGCATGAGGGGTTAATCATGCTCATCATGGAATATTCCAAAGATCATGGGGTTAAACCCTCCCTAGTTGTCAAAACCCCTAATTCTTTGACCAACCCTAATGTACAAATTGTGTTTGACATGGGGGTGGAGGAAGAGGGGTCTGGTATGGCTATGGACTGGCGAGACCTTAATGTCTCAGAAGATCTAGACTATTTTCCCTCTCAGGAGGAGGGCCGCCCTCAAAATATTACACTTGGCACTAGTAGTAGCAGAAGAAACAAACACCCTAGATGGGCTACCAGTAAATATAAAACTCCTAACCCCAATTTACAGGGTTCTGGGCAACCAAGTACGAAAAAGTCTAAATTAGGAAAAATAGGGGAAGCCAAGGGAAAGGAGAAGGAAATAAAGCTTGACATCCCCATTAAAGTTGAATAGGGGGATACTCAAAAAGATTCTAATTTTGATATTCTCCTTAATAATTGTATTAAAAAAGCCATGAAAATTACTTTCTTTGTGTCAGCAAGGAGATCAACATGCTAAAGGAAGGAATTAAGGGCATTATTGACACCTATACTAAGACACCCATGGCAAGAAAAACTGACAAAATTATCCGAATGACACATAAAGTATCAGAAGATGTTAAGATCATGAAAATGGATCATGAAACAAGGATTGGTCGGTTGGAAATAAGCTTGGAAGAGCTTAAAGGCAACCTGAGGAATCTGGTTGATATTAGCAGGGAAGCCATGAATAATAGCATTGAGGGTCTCAAAAAGGTCAATGCGATGATTGTGGACCAAAGTGCCCAGTTGGTCATTAGTATCCCACCCTCAGACaccaaatagaagaagaaaatctaGGAGCCAAACTTGCAAGGTACGAGATCACATATCACTACTGGCCCTTATACGAGGACGAGGAGCAGGAACCAAGAGAATTTAGTACCTCTAGGTTCATCATTGAAGAGCTCGAGGAAGTTAACACAAGTATGATCCAAAAGAAATCAAAGCTGATCCAATCTCTGGTTTAGTGGTTTCTTTAGTTATTTCGGTTAGTGGCTTTtgtgtgagtgtgagtgtgagtgtgGCCCCTGTTTCTGTAgctgttttttcattgtttttgaactGGTTAGCtactgtttaattttttgtatttttatctgACTAGatttcaggtccctgtaaaacccgtttaccttaataaaaaacgataacatcttatttgttgattaatattaaataataagatAATTATCTAACCAAACattcaaagaaataaataagaactaAAGCTATGAAATATAAAAGAATGAGAAAAGAGGTGATTGAAGGAATAAATCTATTATCAAACACTCCATGATTTTCCAAAAACAAATAATACCCAATTAAacaaaattgaacttaaattaAAATACTGATTAATTGAAAAGATAGAAATGAATTTCAGAATGCCTTAAAAAATCAAACAAGTTGTATAACATACCAAAATTCAGGATTTCCTTGGGGCCATAGCTTTTGTGCATATTGCTGAATCGAATCAGAAGCCAGTACTGCTGGGAAACATATGGCCTCGCCAGATGAAAGACCAACGCCCTTCAAATACCCATCAAATGGAAGACAAACGGCTCTTTCTTTTACTTGGGGTGGAAGACTGAAAAGACCTCGAGAAACTGAATCCACAGTGTTTAGAAGCTCCTGTTCGACTCCATGATTCACCACACGAAAAGCTCCCCACTGTTGGGCAGCTTCTTTTACTTGATTGCACAGCCTCTGAAGATCAGGATCACCTTCTTTTAACTCTGATTGAAGAACAGAAATATCTATTACAGGGAGCTCAGCCTCTGGAAAAACCATTGTCAGATGAAAATTGTAACGCAGAAGGGTTAGGATTAATggtgaagaaatagatcaattagtTGGCATGAGAGAGATTAAGTGTATCTGACAGTCACGTTGACGAAGCACGAGCTAAGTCACGTTGGTCAACTTTGATAGAATATTTTTGGCGTGGATGTGTAAATTTGATGGTGGACCTTCCTGTCTAGCAAATTGTTTTTGCGATGATTGTTCATTTGAAAGTgtcattaaaatattaaaatgcatCTTAATATAAATAAGAttaaatatatatctaatgtatatTTGTAGGATCTTATATAATATTTTATGGTACAAATGTTTAAATATGGTCATATGACCATTACATTTAGGCCTCGGTTATTTGCACTTAGTGGCTGTCTTTTTCAATAGAAGCTTTTAGTTAATTGTCATGGACTATTTGTGATACTTGTAGAAATGTTTCTAATAAGAAAATTAGTTGGATTTCATTAGTTTGTTTAATGCTTCAaagagaatttaattaattgttaaaaAAATGTTAA includes:
- the LOC131856058 gene encoding 2-oxoglutarate-dependent dioxygenase AOP3-like isoform X1, whose product is MVFPEAELPVIDISVLQSELKEGDPDLQRLCNQVKEAAQQWGAFRVVNHGVEQELLNTVDSVSRGLFSLPPQVKERAVCLPFDGYLKGVGLSSGEAICFPAVLASDSIQQYAQKLWPQGNPEFCDSLRTYSSKLADLTNSLIKLILQGLQLSKHFEIDFAECEALLRLNYFSLCEKSSDANDILLKEHTDLGVMTILYNDQVAGLEMRSKQGEWFTVKPLAGSFTVIIANALKIWSNDRCWSVEHRVAYEGMEPRLSIGFFWNFLKEKEVRVPEELIDEHYPHRYKPFLFKDYRNARVQEAPLDIFI
- the LOC131856058 gene encoding 2-oxoglutarate-dependent dioxygenase AOP3-like isoform X2, yielding MVFPEAELPVIDISVLQSELKEGDPDLQRLCNQVKEAAQQWGAFRVVNHGVEQELLNTVDSVSRGLFSLPPQVKERAVCLPFDGYLKGVGLSSGEAICFPAVLASDSIQQYAQKLWPQGNPEFCDSLRTYSSKLADLTNSLIKLILQDLGVMTILYNDQVAGLEMRSKQGEWFTVKPLAGSFTVIIANALKIWSNDRCWSVEHRVAYEGMEPRLSIGFFWNFLKEKEVRVPEELIDEHYPHRYKPFLFKDYRNARVQEAPLDIFI